The window GTGGCTAGAGATCTGGCACGTGacttcaacaaacttggtAGCGGAAGTCTAAGTGTATCAGATTCTGAGGGTTTGAGTCTTTTACCACATCAATGCGATAAATAAAAGGATGGAATCATAAACCATATTTTTACTATTCATTTACTTATGATATCACTATAAGAAAAAGCAGAACCGTTGCAGACTGTCATCAATgttcctccttctcctgaCCCACCAACTCCACTTTAGCGCCTCAATTGTTCGGGAACCCATCGCGCAAGTTATCGTACTTGGTCGCAGGATACTCAATACAGTTGTCCTGTCTCATGAGCGCTCCCTGGCCTCCGAATCCATTCACAACTGTTGTGATCAGACTCTTCTCACCCTCTTTGTCCGCGCTGCTCTCCCACCACATGGCGCCTCCCAGCTTCCACTTTCTCACATATTCGGCCTTGTCCCAGGCGACCCGCGGCGTATCGTAGGTGACCATGGTACGCGTCTGAGGGTTATAGCAGTAGCTGGCACAGCATCCTCTATCGCCGTACTCTTGCGCGCCCTCGAGAGGAAGTGCCTTGTAATCGTAGACTCCCTGCTCCCAGGTACCTTCTCCAACGCCCTGGTAGGGACGGCCGGGACCATCGGTGTTTTGAAAGGCTCGGCCGTAGAGTGGCATGCCGAGGACTATCTTTGAAGGAGACACACCGCTGCGGACATAAAAGTCGATGGCGGCGGATGTAGAGAATGGTGTCGACACTGGGTTGTCGTGAGATGGGTACAGGTTGGCCTGATGACCCGCGGTCTGGTCCCAAGAGCCGGCATAGTCGTAGGCCATCAGGTTCCAGAAGTCGAGATATCGATCCATTCCACGAATATCAAGTTTCTGGAAGTTTGTCGCACCAGCGGGACAGGCCACGGTCAACTCAAAGTGATAAGGTCGGCTCAGAGTCTGGGCGTATGCATCCATTTCATAACGCACAGCGCCTAGAAGCTCAACATAGTTTCTAGCCTCGTCGGCATTCTGAGGATACTCCCAATCGATGTCGATACCATCAAACCcgaggttcttgatcagATCAACGCAGCTCTTGGCGAATGTGGCGCGTCCTTGAGGCGTGCTGGCGGGGCCCTTGAAGTTGCTGCTAAAAGTCCATCCTCCGATACTGAGAAGAACCTTGAGGTTTCGGTTACGTCTTTTCAAGAGGTTAAGTTGCTTCATGCAACCGTACAGGTTGGTGCCAACATCATTCCAGGAATCACCGTCCCAGTGAATATCGGTATCAGCCCATGAGTCGGTGAGATGGCTGGGTGGGATATGTGAGC is drawn from Fusarium graminearum PH-1 chromosome 3, whole genome shotgun sequence and contains these coding sequences:
- a CDS encoding endochitinase 1 precursor, with protein sequence MGGGPEGFRTVAYFVNWAIYARKHRPQDLPVENLTHILYSFANIRSDSGEVHLTDSWADTDIHWDGDSWNDVGTNLYGCMKQLNLLKRRNRNLKVLLSIGGWTFSSNFKGPASTPQGRATFAKSCVDLIKNLGFDGIDIDWEYPQNADEARNYVELLGAVRYEMDAYAQTLSRPYHFELTVACPAGATNFQKLDIRGMDRYLDFWNLMAYDYAGSWDQTAGHQANLYPSHDNPVSTPFSTSAAIDFYVRSGVSPSKIVLGMPLYGRAFQNTDGPGRPYQGVGEGTWEQGVYDYKALPLEGAQEYGDRGCCASYCYNPQTRTMVTYDTPRVAWDKAEYVRKWKLGGAMWWESSADKEGEKSLITTVVNGFGGQGALMRQDNCIEYPATKYDNLRDGFPNN